GTTTTTGattctaaaaaatacatatattgtcaaaaacaatggatttttaatattttcttaaaataataacgtGTTTGCTTAGTAGATTAAAgttttcatgcatttttataaataatttgtctaaaataaatcaatttcccTGCCATATATCAGCCTTCATATAGTATGTCAtacaatgttttcatttaataaaaaatataaagcaatcttttttgtattatctctttcttttatatttagaTATTCAATTTCCCAACGTAATTAACCAATTTCTAAACAAGTTTTTACagatcttttattttttacagacGGTTGAAGGGGCAGTTCCACTTGCCCCGCACGATCTCTTCAATAATATTCCcaaattgagttaaaactaagaaaaaattttaattaacaatcttTATGTTCTAGTTTTCTGTTACTTTCCAAATATTGGACAGACCGatataattacattatttCCAAACTGTCATTCGcagaattttgattttttagaTGTTTGAAGGTAACGTGGTTCTTGCTCCGTATGACTATTTCAGTGTTATTTCTAAAGGAAgcactaataaaaaatataaaacaactgtttttatattaaccttttcttttattttattaatgttgggctcacaattaaaataacaatatttcgattctttcattagcagaatttctatttttttgaaatgtttgaaGGTTCAGTGCCGTTTGCCccttataaacatttcaataatatattcagCTGAACTTAACACAAAGACAAAATATAGAATatcaattgttattattttctatatataatattatattctaatatatattcttttataaataggctgcaaaagaaaagtttaaatCTCATTGAATGTGGTTTGTGGTCCTGAAAAGGACCGATTGTAGAGTATGCTAGGGCTTGGGCTGCCAGTTGAAGCCTTGACAACTTAAGCACGCTCGCCGCGGATGCGTCGCGCTAATTGGATGTCCTTCGGCATTATGGTGACACGTTTGGCATGAATGGCACACAAGTTGGTATCTTCAAAGAGACCAACCAGATAGGCTTCGCTAGCTTCCTGCAGGGCCATAACAGCCGAGCTCTGGAATCGCAAGTCAGTCTTAAAGTCCTGAGCGATTTCACGCACCAGACGCTGGAAAGGCAGTTTGCGGATCAGAAGCTCTGTGCTCTTTTGGTAGCGACGGATCTCACGCAAGGCCACTGTTCCAGGGCGATAGCGGTGGGGCTTCTTTACACCTCCAGTCGCAGGGGCGCTCTTGCGAGCGGCCTTAGTAGCCAGTTGTTTGCGTGGCGCCTTTCCACCAGTCGATTTGCGTGCAGTTTGCTTGGTACGAGCCATTTCCGATTTGAGTTTCACCACAGTTCACGTTCACTACTTCACGTTTCAAAACACAATAAACGATCAGAGCATTTGCTACCTACTTATATAGCAAGCGTGGATGgtgagaaagagaaagagaaacagaGGCCATCTCATTTGACAAGCGAGGAACGAAACGAACATATCATTCGTACTCTCTCGGGTTTTTGGCGTTTTACGTAGTTCTTAGTTCTTCAGTGACTTTCggactgtgtgtgtgcagaaTAGTATAAAACAGTGAATAATGACTGGTCGTGGTAAAGGAGGCAAGGGATTGGGAAAAGGTGGCGCCAAGCGTCATCGCAAAGTGCTTCGTGATAACATCCAAGGTATCACGAAGCCTGCTATCCGCCGTTTGGCTCGTCGTGGCGGTGTGAAGCGCATATCTGGACTCATATACGAGGAAACGCGTGGTGTTTTGAAGTTTTCTTGGGAGAACGTAATTCGTGATGCCGTCACCTACACCGAACACGCTAAGAGAAAGACTGTTACAGCCATGGATGTTGGTGTACGCTCTGAAAGAGGCAAGGCCGCACCCTCTACGGATTTGCCGGTTAAACAAAAAGTCCGTACTTTTATTAAGCAATCGGTCCTTTCAGGACCACCACTCACTTTTAAAAGGAggtacattttcaaaaaaaatattccttTATTGGATGGGAATCCCAAGAATGAGGTAGTCTGCTATTGCATCAAACTAAATGTCGATCATTGATTGCTTTTTCAGGTAGACCAAATTGAGAGTATAGTGTGTATCTATTGATAGATTCATAACATGGCTTTGTACAGACTGTACTGAATTCAGACACCGTGTGTATATCAACGCATCGTGgagtgcgaaaaataaaaaaactactttatattttatataatagaaaatttgaaaaatcttactgcatatataaataaaatatgacaattcttaaaataattttttgtataatttattcaatacaACATAATAGtagttaaaaattttttcaaatctttGGTAACAATTTGGTCGTCCTGAAAAGGACGGTTTGATTGACGATTTTATGTACAAGTAGGGTTTCAGCTTTTGAAACGTTTAGTTTAAGCCTTCTTCTCGGTCTTTTTGGGCAACAGAACAGCCTGAATATTCGGCAAGACTCCACCTTGGGCAATAGTGACGCCGGAGAGCAGCTTGTTTAACTCCTCGTCGTTGCGGATGGCCAGCTGTAAATGACGCGGAATAATTCTAGTCTTCTTGTTGTCACGAGCAGCATTGCCTGCCAACTCGAGAACTTCAGCGGCCAGATATTCCATTACGGCTGCTAGGTAAACTGGAGCGCCTGCACCAACACGCTCGGCGTAGTTGCCCTTCCGGAGCAGACGGTGAATACGGCCCACAGGGAATTGAAGACCGGCACGGTTGGAGCGGGACTTTGCCTTTCCCTTCACTTTGCCACCTTTTCCACGTCCAGACATTTTGCTTTGCGTTTATTTCACTTAGTTCACTTTACACACGGAACACGAATGCTGGCCGAACCCCGGCagggaaatatttatactttttcgtCTGCCAGCGCTTTCAGTTAGGGGTGGGTGACTTAGACCTGAAATGATTGCCcgtaaaaaagtataaaaatgaacGCGTTCGGAGCCACATTATGATAAGTGAATTGtgtttgtgaaaatataagtaaagtaaataatgcCGCCGAAAACTAGTGGAAAGGCAGCCAAGAAGGCTGGCAAGGCTCAGAAGAATATCACCAAGACcgacaagaaaaagaagcgcaaGAGGAAGGAGAGCTATGCCATCTACATTTACAAGGTTCTCAAGCAGGTCCATCCTGACACCGGCATTTCATCTAAGGCGATGAGCATCATGAACAGCTTTGTAAATGATATTTTCGAGCGCATTGCTGCCGAGGCGTCTCGTCTGGCTCACTACAACAAGCGCTCGACCATCACCAGTCGAGAAATCCAAACGGCTGTTCGCCTGCTTCTGCCGGAGAGTTGGCCAAGCATGCTGTCAGTGAGGGAACCAAGGCTGTCACCAAGTACACCAGCTCCAAATAATTTGTTCCTACGAATGCTGCGGACAATAATCCAAAACGGCCCTTTTCAGGGCCACAATGTGTTTCACCaaggaaatgtatttttcaatatatcgtCGATTTCAACTTATCCATCCCCAATATGGGgttaaaattgttcaaatttgattagatatataccaaaaaatcggaaatgaaaactcaataCGCTCAAAAAGCAACGTAATTCAATAACA
This region of Drosophila santomea strain STO CAGO 1482 unplaced genomic scaffold, Prin_Dsan_1.1 Segkk73_quiver_pilon_scaf, whole genome shotgun sequence genomic DNA includes:
- the LOC120457680 gene encoding histone H2A, producing MSGRGKGGKVKGKAKSRSNRAGLQFPVGRIHRLLRKGNYAERVGAGAPVYLAAVMEYLAAEVLELAGNAARDNKKTRIIPRHLQLAIRNDEELNKLLSGVTIAQGGVLPNIQAVLLPKKTEKKA